A window of Clostridium taeniosporum genomic DNA:
TTATCTTAATATTATATTTTAAACTTATATTCATATTTTAAAATTTATCTTATACAAATGTCTATATTATGAATATCATTATAATAATATCTTAATGAAAAATTAATAAATCAAATTAAAATGTCTAAAATTTATTAATAACTTACTACAAAATATAAAAAAATATTTTGTGTAAGTTATTAATAAATATTATAAATCTCTACTTTTTTTAATTTATACTAATCTTATTTTATAAATTCTATAGTAATTTTTTTAAGTACTTGCCTGTATATGATTTATCACATTTACTTATTTGTTCAGGAGTTCCTGTCTTTATAACAGTTCCACCCTTATCTCCACCTTCCGGTCCTAAATCTATTAAATAATCTGCACATTTTATCATATCCAAATTATGTTCAATAACAACAACTGTATTACCTGCATTAACTAATCTTTGTAATATTTCTATAAGTCTATTAACATCGTCTATATGTAAACCTGTTGTTGGTTCATCTAATATATATAACGTCTTTCCCGTACTTCTTTTAGATAATTCAGATGCTAACTTTATTCTTTGAGCTTCTCCTCCTGATAATTGCGTAGATGGTTGCCCTAATCTAATATATCCTAATCCAACATCATTTAATGTCTTTAATTTATTCTTTATTCTTGGTATGTTTTCAAAGAACTCTAATGCTTCCTCTACTGTCATATTCAAAACATTATCTATGTTTTTACCCTTATATTTTACCTCTAATGTTTCTCTATTATATCTTTTTCCTTTACATACCTCGCAGGGTACATATACATCCGATAAAAACTGCATCTCAATTCTTATTATTCCATCACCAGAACAAGCTTCACATCTTCCCCCTTTAACATTAAAACTAAATCTACCTTGTTTATATCCTCTCATCTTAGCTTCATTAGTTTGAGAAAATAATTCTCTAATTACATCAAATGTTCCTGTATATGTTGCTGGATTTGATCTTGGAGTTCTTCCTATTGGACTTTGATCTATATCTATTATTTTATCTATATTTTCATATCCAATTATTTCTTTATGATTTCCTACTGGATTTTTGCTCTTATTTATTAGTCTATTTAATCCTTTATATAATATTTCATTAACAAATGTACTTTTACCAGATCCAGAAACACCTGTTACTACAGTAAATGTTTCTAATGGAATAGATACATTTATATTTTTTAAATTATTTTCTTTGGCACCAATTACTTTTATTTCTTTTCCATTACCTTTTCTTCTTTCTTTAGGAACCTTAATATACTTTTCTCCTGTTAAATATTGACCTGTTATAGATTCTTTACATTCTTTTATTTCATCTACAGTTCCTACTGCTACAACTTCACCACCATGTTCTCCTGCTCTCGGTCCAATATCAACAATGCAATCAGCTTCCTTTATAGTGTCTTCATCATGCTCAACTACTATAACTGTATTTCCTACATCTCTTAGATTTTTCAAAGTATTTATAAGTCTATCATTATCTCTTTGATGTAATCCAATACTAGGTTCATCAAGTATATATAATACTCCCATAAGTGATGATCCTATTTGAGTTGCTAATCTAATTCTTTGAGATTCTCCACCTGATAATGTACCTGATTTTCTTGATAAATTTAAATAATCTAATCCTACATTAAGTAAAAATTGAAGTCTATTTCTGATCTCTTTTACAATTTGTTCACTTATTATTTTATTTTTAGGTGAAAACTCTAAACTATTTAAAAATTCTAATTCCTCGTTTATTGGCATTTTAGTAAATTCATATATATTTTTTTCTCCTACCTTAACAAATAAAGCTTCTTTTTTTAGTCTAGCACCTTTACATTTAGGACAATAATTATCACTCATATATTGTTCTACTTCATTTTTTATGTAATCTGAATTAGTTTCTCTATATCTTCTCTTTAAAGAATTTATTTCTCCTTCATATGAATAATTATAAGTAGCTTTTACCCCTTCTTTTACATAATCAACCTTTATTCTTTTTCCATTAGTACCATACAATAATAAATTTACTTCTTCTTTGCTTAAATCTTTTATAGGTACATCAAGTCGTAATCCAAATTCTCTTTCTAATGCTTTTAATATAGCAAATGTCCAAGATTCTTCTTTTAATCTTCCTGCTCCCCAACTTGCTATAGCACCTCCCATGATGCTTAACTCTTTATTAGGTATAACTAAATTTTCATCAAATTCAAATAATGTTCCTAATCCATCACAACAATCACATTTTCCAAAAGGCGAATTAAATGAAAATAATCTAGGCGCCAATTCACCTATACTAATACTACAATCTGGACATGCAAAATTTTCACTAAATAATATGTCTTCGTCTCCTACTATATTAGCTATTACTAGACCATCTGCAAGTTTAAGTGCCATTTCTACTGAATCAGTAAGTCTTTTTTCAATATCTTCTTTTATCACTATTCTATCTATAATAGCCTCAATGTTATGTTTTTTATTTTTATCTAATTTAACTTCTTCTTCAGTTAAATCATACATTTCTCCATCAATTCTAGCTCTTATAAATCCATTTTTCTTAATATTTTCTAATATTTTTTCATGAGTTCCCTTTCTACCTCTAACTATTGGAGCTAAAATTTGAACTTTTGTTTTATCCCCATATGAAATTATTTTATCCACTATTTGATCCACAGATTGTTTAGCAATTTCTTTTCCACACTTAGGACAATGTGGAATACCTACTCTTGCATATAACAATCTTAAATAATCGTATATTTCTGTTACAGTACCTACAGTAGACCTTGGATTTTTACTTGTTGTCTTTTGATCTATTGATATAGCTGGTGACAACCCTTCTATATATTCCACATCTGGCTTATCCATCTGTCCTAAAAATTGTCTTGCATAAGAAGACAGTGACTCTACATATCTTCTTTGACCTTCTGCATATAATGTATCAAATGCTAAAGATGATTTTCCTGATCCTGATAATCCTGTAAACACGATTAATTTATCTCTTGGTATCTCTAAACTTACATTTTTTAAATTATTGACTTTTGCCCCTTTAATTATTATCTTATCATTCATCTTATCACTCTTTTCCATTTAATTCTTCTATCTTATCTCTTAATTGTGCCGCTCTTTCAAATTGAAGATTTTTAGCTGCAAGCATCATTTCATCTGTATATTCTTTTATAAGCTTATCTTTTTCCTTCTTTGTTAAAGGTTTTGTTTCCTTAACATCATATTCTGTAGCTTCTTCTGAAACCTTTGTAGCCTCTATTACTTCTCTAACCTCTTTATTAATTGTTTGTGGAATTATTCCATGTTTTTTATTATATTCAGTTTGTATTTTTCTTCTTCTTTCAGTTTCACTAATTGCTTTTTTCATTGATTTAGTAATATTATCTGCATACATTATTACTTTACTTTTTGAATTTCTTGCAGCTCTTCCTATTGTCTGAATTAATGATGTTTCTGATCTTAAGAATCCTTCTTTATCTGCATCTAATATAGCAACTAAAGCCACCTCTGGTATATCCAATCCTTCTCTTAAAAGATTTATTCCAACTAAAACATCATATTCACCTAATCTTAAATCTCTAATAATCTTCATTCTTTCAATGGTATCAATATCAGAATGCATATATGTTGCTTTTATTCCAAGGTCTATCATATATTTAGTTAAATCCTCGGCCATTCTTTTGGTTAAAGTCGTAATTAATATTCTATATCCTTTTGATATTGTTTCCTTAATTTCTGCATATAAATCATCAATTTGACCTTTTACTGGTTTAACAATAATTTCTGGATCTAATAATCCTGTTGGTCTTATAACCTGTTCTGATATAACATCTGAATTATCTAACTCATATTGAGCTGGAGTTGCACTAACAAATACTACTTGATTTATTTTTTTCTCAAATTCTTGAAATTTTAATGGTCTATTATCATAAGCACATGGTAATCTAAATCCATAATCCACCAATGTATTCTTCCTTGATCTATCCCCTGCATACATAGCTTTTACTTGTGGCAATGTAACATGACTTTCATCAATAAATAATAGAAAATCTTCTGGAAAATAATCTATTAATGTTTTAGGTGGAGTTCCAGACGCCCTTCCATCAAGTATCCTTGAATAATTTTCTATTCCACTACAATAACCCATTTCTCTTATCATCTCTATATCAAAATTAGTCCTTTGTCTTAATCTTTGTGCTTCTAATAACTTTTCTTGAGAATTAAGTTCTCTTAATCTATCTTCTAACTCACTCTCTATCTCTGATAACGATCTTTCTAAAGTTTCCTTTGAAGTTGCAAAGTGAGATGCTGGGAAAATTGAAACATGATTTCTCTCTCCTATTATTTTTCCTGTTAATACATCGAATTCTCTAATCCTATCAATTTCATCACCAAAAAATTCTATTCTTATTCCTTTGCTTGATGTTGATGATGGAATTATATCTAACAAATCTCCTCTTACTCTAAATGTACCTCTTGAAAAATCTATATCATTTCTTTCATATTGAATTTCTATAAGCTTTTTTATTATTTCATCTCTCTCTTTTTCCATTCCTTTTCTTAAACTTATAGTTAACTTCTTATATTCATCTGGATTACCAAGACCATATATACATGAAACTGATGCAACTATAATTACATCTCTTCTCTCAAATAATGCAGAAGTAGCTGAATGCCTAAGTTTATCTATTTCATCATTTATAGATGCATCTTTTTCAATAAAAGTATCAGTTTGTGGTACATATGCTTCTGGTTGATAATAATCATAATAAGATACAAAGTACTCAACTATATTATCTGGAAAGAAGTCTTTAAATTCAGAACATAATTGTGCTGCAAGAGTCTTATTATGAGCTAAAATAAGAGTTGGCCTTTGCAATTTTTCTATTATATTAGCCATAGTAAATGTTTTACCTGACCCTGTTACACCAAGTAATGTTTGACATCTATTATTATCTTTAATTGACTTTACTATACTGTCAATAGCCTGTGGTTGATCTCCTGTAGGTTTAAATTTTGAATGTATTTTAAATTCTCCCATAATATAACACCTCATTTTGCGAACAAACATTCGTATTTACTTATTTCTATTTTACTTTTCATTATAATCTAAGTCAACATAAACTCATTTAATAATTTATCTATAAATACACTAAGATTTCTTTATTATAAATTTAAATTGCTAATTTCCTATTAGTTTTTTCAACTTATAAACATTTTATAAATCAATCTAAAATAAAGTTTATATGTTATTTTTTTACACAATAAAAAAGCCAATAATTCTTATTTAATTATTGACTTTAAATTTATATTATATTTAATGTTTTTCTTTTATATTATTTAATATATCAGAAAACTTATTTTCCTCTACACATATTTTATCTTTTTCTTTTATAGCTCTTGGAACTAAAATCATACCAAGTCTTTTTCCTTTTGTAGTTTTAACAGGTATATCTTTTATATTACCCTTTGAATCTTTAATTGTAAAAGTCGCATTATATAAATTTTCTTTTAAAATAATTAATACATCCGATTCACAATTTACATTATTATTATTTACTGAAATTAATTTATTTCCTGATTTTATACCTAAATTGTAAGCTATTCCATTAGGTACAACTTCTAACACAACTAGTCCTTCTTCATCACTCATAAATTTAGGTTCATATTTATTTTCATTATTTCTTTGAACTTTAATCATCATTTCATGAGCAAAAGGTGCAAAAACTATAACTAACACCTTAAATAACAAACCAAATCTAGCAATTTGAGCTACTATTGCTAAACATATCCCATAAATTAATATAGAGATTCCTGAATGTAATACTTTTTCTTTTTTCCCTTTTGTAAATGTAATTGATGA
This region includes:
- the uvrA gene encoding excinuclease ABC subunit UvrA, translating into MNDKIIIKGAKVNNLKNVSLEIPRDKLIVFTGLSGSGKSSLAFDTLYAEGQRRYVESLSSYARQFLGQMDKPDVEYIEGLSPAISIDQKTTSKNPRSTVGTVTEIYDYLRLLYARVGIPHCPKCGKEIAKQSVDQIVDKIISYGDKTKVQILAPIVRGRKGTHEKILENIKKNGFIRARIDGEMYDLTEEEVKLDKNKKHNIEAIIDRIVIKEDIEKRLTDSVEMALKLADGLVIANIVGDEDILFSENFACPDCSISIGELAPRLFSFNSPFGKCDCCDGLGTLFEFDENLVIPNKELSIMGGAIASWGAGRLKEESWTFAILKALEREFGLRLDVPIKDLSKEEVNLLLYGTNGKRIKVDYVKEGVKATYNYSYEGEINSLKRRYRETNSDYIKNEVEQYMSDNYCPKCKGARLKKEALFVKVGEKNIYEFTKMPINEELEFLNSLEFSPKNKIISEQIVKEIRNRLQFLLNVGLDYLNLSRKSGTLSGGESQRIRLATQIGSSLMGVLYILDEPSIGLHQRDNDRLINTLKNLRDVGNTVIVVEHDEDTIKEADCIVDIGPRAGEHGGEVVAVGTVDEIKECKESITGQYLTGEKYIKVPKERRKGNGKEIKVIGAKENNLKNINVSIPLETFTVVTGVSGSGKSTFVNEILYKGLNRLINKSKNPVGNHKEIIGYENIDKIIDIDQSPIGRTPRSNPATYTGTFDVIRELFSQTNEAKMRGYKQGRFSFNVKGGRCEACSGDGIIRIEMQFLSDVYVPCEVCKGKRYNRETLEVKYKGKNIDNVLNMTVEEALEFFENIPRIKNKLKTLNDVGLGYIRLGQPSTQLSGGEAQRIKLASELSKRSTGKTLYILDEPTTGLHIDDVNRLIEILQRLVNAGNTVVVIEHNLDMIKCADYLIDLGPEGGDKGGTVIKTGTPEQISKCDKSYTGKYLKKLL
- the uvrB gene encoding excinuclease ABC subunit UvrB, coding for MGEFKIHSKFKPTGDQPQAIDSIVKSIKDNNRCQTLLGVTGSGKTFTMANIIEKLQRPTLILAHNKTLAAQLCSEFKDFFPDNIVEYFVSYYDYYQPEAYVPQTDTFIEKDASINDEIDKLRHSATSALFERRDVIIVASVSCIYGLGNPDEYKKLTISLRKGMEKERDEIIKKLIEIQYERNDIDFSRGTFRVRGDLLDIIPSSTSSKGIRIEFFGDEIDRIREFDVLTGKIIGERNHVSIFPASHFATSKETLERSLSEIESELEDRLRELNSQEKLLEAQRLRQRTNFDIEMIREMGYCSGIENYSRILDGRASGTPPKTLIDYFPEDFLLFIDESHVTLPQVKAMYAGDRSRKNTLVDYGFRLPCAYDNRPLKFQEFEKKINQVVFVSATPAQYELDNSDVISEQVIRPTGLLDPEIIVKPVKGQIDDLYAEIKETISKGYRILITTLTKRMAEDLTKYMIDLGIKATYMHSDIDTIERMKIIRDLRLGEYDVLVGINLLREGLDIPEVALVAILDADKEGFLRSETSLIQTIGRAARNSKSKVIMYADNITKSMKKAISETERRRKIQTEYNKKHGIIPQTINKEVREVIEATKVSEEATEYDVKETKPLTKKEKDKLIKEYTDEMMLAAKNLQFERAAQLRDKIEELNGKE